One genomic segment of Gadus chalcogrammus isolate NIFS_2021 chromosome 3, NIFS_Gcha_1.0, whole genome shotgun sequence includes these proteins:
- the ube2kb gene encoding ubiquitin-conjugating enzyme E2Kb (UBC1 homolog, yeast): MANIAVQRIKREFKEVLKSEETSKNQIKVDLVDENFTELRGEIAGPPDTPYEGGRFQLEIKIPETYPFNPPKVRFITKIWHPNISSVTGAICLDILKDQWAAAMTLRTVLLSLQALLAAAEPDDPQDAVVAHQYKQNPEMYKQTAKLWSHIYAAAPISSPDYTRKIDKLCAMGFDKNAVIAALSSKSWDVETATELLLSN; this comes from the exons ATGGCTAACATTGCAGTCCAAAGGATCAAGCGAGAGTTCAAAGAAGTTCTCAAAAGCGAAGAG ACGAGTAAAAACCAAATTAAAGTAGATTTGGTGGATGAGAATTTCACAGAGCTGAGGGGAGAGATAGCTGGCCCCCCAGACACACCATATGAAG GTGGCAGATTTCAGCTGGAAATAAAAATCCCAGAAACATATCCGTTTAACCCACCAAAG GTGCGGTTCATCACAAAGATTTGGCATCCTAACATCAGTTCTGTGACGGGAGCTATTTGTCTGGACATCTTAAAAGACCAATG GGCGGCTGCTATGACTCTACGGACGGTGCTTTTATCTCTACAGGCTCTCCTGGCCGCAGCTGAGCCTGACGATCCCCAGGATGCGGTCGTAGCACACCAG TACAAGCAGAACCCAGAGATGTACAAACAAACGGCCAAGCTGTGGTCTCACATCTACGCCGCGGCTCCCATCTCCAGCCCCGACTACACGCGCAAAATAGACAAACTCTGTGCCATGGGCTTTGATAAG AACGCAGTAATAGCAGCGCTGTCGTCCAAGTCGTGGGACGTGGAGACCGCGACCGAACTGCTCCTTAGCAACTGA
- the smim14 gene encoding small integral membrane protein 14 codes for MAEGGYDPCECICTHEYAMRRLINLLRQSQSYCTDTECLQEIPGPSGSVANGGDLTLPMVLMGWMILALLLFLLRPSSLRAPRPLGKPSGPSNRHERHHDPSPPVD; via the exons ATGGCGGAGGGAGGCTACGACCCCTGTGAGTGCATCTGCACCCACGAGTACGCGATGAGACGACTCATAAACCTG CTCAGGCAATCCCAGTCCTACTGTACTGACACAGAGTGCCTTCAAGAAA tACCCGGGCCGAGTGGCTCAGTGGCAAATGGAGGTGACCTCACCCTCCCCATGGTCCTCATGGGGTGGATGATCCTggctctgctcctcttcctgctgcgCCCGTCCAGCCTCCGAGCTCCTCGTCCCCTCGGCAAACCTTCTGGACCCTCCAAC AGGCACGAGAGGCACCATGACCCATCCCCGCCCGTGGACTAA